The genomic interval caaagcGAAGAACaatatgatctatatatatatatatatataaactgctACTATTAATTATGAGCTAAGAGAGTACTTACAGTGTTAATCCGAACAGAAGACATAAAGGTTAGGgtgataaaaatgagaaaaaagagGATGGTGGTGGAGGCTGCTCCGGGTCCCTTCTTCAACCGGGGCTTCCATGTGGTTGTCCCTGAGAAAATTCCAGCAAATCCAGATCTGCGCAACATGATCAGGGCGCCTGCCTCAATTTCTTCCtatactttctttctttctatgttGTATTGCAGAGAGAATGACAGATGATCAAGTATCATTCGGAAAAACtattatttgaataatgctactcttcaATATccctttatattattattatcatctcggatgtaatattaaataattaaaaattatttattatattcatttgtcagcttatcatttaataacataaaaaaaaatgttaaaaggatgatcataaaaaaaatgataaataaatttttcttatattttttagaaatctcTCATTCATTTCTAAAAATCTTATGATCAATTAGAAGAAAAGTCAAATTATACAGCTTCCAACCTGATTTCTTTGTGATCCACAAAACCTTAGTGTCGGTTATGGAATTTGATGAGTGCCAAATGTCTTGATCACGTTGAAGTCTAATTATATAATTGAGTAGGCCAGGTGACATGACTAAGGAAGCAACAACTCATTCAAAAACTAATCCTGCAATTTCACGTTTGAAAAACACTACTCTGCCGTCTCAACGCGGGTACCgttccatgattttttttttttaatttaatgatgatagaagtgattttaaatatgttgatatatatttttaattttttaaaaatataaaaaaataaaaacacaaaaagttaATTAGgatcaattcaaattaaatattctgGATGATAGAGTAGTCCAACTCTtcacgtttaaaaaaaaaaaaaaaaaaaatcgtgacaAGATCATTCTTCTTAAAAATCTGATTTGCTCACAATTTTCAGGATCTCTATCAGGCGATTCTTGAGTCATAAATAgggtcaaaaatattttccagaggcAGCCTGCAATCTATGATCcaaatctcattaaaattttacagaaaaacaaattagaacTATGACGAAATCTTAGCAGGTCGAATTATCAAATTAGACCGCCATAACAACAAATCAGACTCTACACCCAACAAAAACTCGAATTGTAAATGCAAAAAGGCCTAAAGCATAGGCCGCGGCTCGTCTCCTAGATTTCCTGGCCCTTCTCAAAGTTTGCTACCAACATGCAATCATTTTATGGACTCTTTAATCCTATATATTTGGAATTTTAAAGATTATGTCATTCACATGACAATCTAGCTGGTTTaggacaaaataattttattaagagaaaatatacttacaaccgtgaattgcgtaaccgccgtgtaatcgctttgaaaaaaataaataaaacatgggacctacatgaaagaaattaattttttaatagtggactccactctttttcaaagcgattacgcggcggttacgcacttcacgattgtatgtagaattactcttttattaatattgttccATTTCATCTATTTCCTTGGTTAATGAAAACACTTTCTCCagagtatttatatatatatatacacgtgtgtGTGAAATCAGCTTGCAATTGGTGGTAACTAAACCTACATTTAGATGTTCAGATAATTTCagatgatctgtaaatagtagtaaaaaaataataaataatagtaaaataatctCACCTACCGGACACAGCTTAAGAGTAACGCACAGATCAAGAAACAATCCTATTAGAGTGAAACGACAAAAATTAAGATTGCAAGCATATATTTTGGACCCAAGAATCAATTAGTTGGAAATGATGCATGCAAAAGTTCCAAATGAAGGGTGCTTCTCACTcctacacattttttttaatacaatggAAGAAGAGGATAGAGAAAGTtggatcttttttcttttctcatacCTAAACGtttttttaatacaatgaaTAAAGGAAGAGGCAACAGAAAGTGGGATTTAATTTTCCTTAATCATCATGTGGAGGACAAAATCTAAAAGGAAGCAAGAAGAATGCCACCATTTTGAATTAGTGGCCTACAGACTACAAAGTTGACTGCATGATAAGCCAGTACTACTGGGCCGGGACTGcatgctatatataaatatgcgcGCGCGTGTACATGTACCGTTACTACTACTGTCGACTGTCACAGAGCTTTGCAACTTGATCGGTCTTCTGGTTTTCCATTTACATCTCTTAAATATCACAGATTCGATCTCTAATGGCTCaggtatgtgtgtgtgtgtattgtcttaaacagctagctagcttttgatCGATCTCCTTACgaacataatatataatctctttaatTTATGATCATCTTTTACTGTAACGTTTGAATGTCTTCGAACGCCTTTCTTATAAAGTTCATCATGTGAAAGATTTTGCAGAAGGTGGTTTTGAAAATCATGACTATGGATGATGAGAAGACAAAACAGAAAGCTATAGAGGCTGTAGCCGATGTTTAcggtagctagctagcctggCTTGCTAGtcaaagtaaatatatatatatatatatatatatgtatatatatatgtgcaacatttagttttttaatttgctTCGGGCGATCGAAAGTTTCAgatcataaatattaatgctaatttctatatgatattaattGTTGTCTCCTATTTAATTCCCATAAAACTTAATTATTTGAtcactgatcatgatcattgaTCAGTTCGTAAATAAACGTCAAAATTCTCGATCCATCACgttcaaattaaagaaatatttaattatataagtgaTCAGCATCATTGAATTTTCCAACTAACCACATgatcaatataatattattgatacgtACAAATCTCTAATATTAGTGATGAAAGTCTAATGAGTGTATACATTTTGACTTGCAtgcttatataattaattttgtgcAACTGGCTGTGATCTGCATGTTCATGTTCTGCATGCAGGAGTTGATTCAATTGCAGTTGATCTAAAGGAGCAGAAGCTGACCGTCATAGGAGAAATGGACACAATTGCGATGGCGAAAAAGCTGATCAAGAAGATAGGAAAAATAGACATTGTATCGGTTGTACCTgccaaagaagagaagaaattaGCTGCGGatcagaagaaagaagaaaagaaagatgcaaataaataaataattattaaatattattagagtacgTACTAGTTAACTTCTTGggcaattaatatatagttatatataatattgcagTGTATTTTCTAGTACTagcaattatttattatctgaTCCGCATCATTTATGCAagtgattgtttttttttcacctaCTATCATTACAAAAGAATTTGGAGACGATTATGCGAACAATGATCCACATTAATTAATGagcttttaattataatattcgTACTATTTTTTACACGTGGCGAGGAAGCTGATCATTCTATATAGAAACTAGCTAGTTTAATGATGTCATGAATACTAATTGGTGACATCAAGCTAGTTTCTATATacatcaattaattatatataataacgtATGTTTTGCactttgaaattaatatatatatatatatatatatttatatatattgatcaattTTCGTGAGGGCCAACTGTAAAAGATGTAGATGGTGATGACAAACTTAGAAACCATTTGTCATGCACTAATAAAGAGATTCGATCTTCAGGTAATTGAAACCCTTTtgaactataaataataaatatatatataattaatttgatagcTAAGGCGGTGTAAATTGCTTTATTCTCTTGTCAAATGAACTATTTGCCGTCGTATCCTGCTTTCCGGATTAAAGTTGCTAGCTAGgagtcctagctagctagtctcGTGATTTTGATTCCTACAAAAGaagattatttaattaattaagaaagtttCACGCATGGGAAAGACAAGCTGGTGAATCTTGTCTCTTGCTTTTAGATGACGAATATAAAAATTCATCGTGTCCTCATCAGTGTTATGCAtggtcatacatatatatatatttatatatatatatatatatatatatatatgtagagagaAAACCTTGGAAAACTATATGATCAGCCTTAACCATtgcttaatttataatattttgaatgaatatAAAAGTAATGGTAGAAAATTTGGTCACGTTACttaagataataaataagaaattcttattctttataaatgATTTCAATAGACTTAAATTATAACACTGGTTAGTCTTTTAGAATATAGAATAGTTTGAAACACATATAATGCATTAGCATCATATTCTCAGAGGTAACTCCAATCGGTCAGGCCAATACGGTggacatattatatatagtaggcCTGTGCATAAAAGACCCTAGACCCGATTCGTCCGTCATATTCGACCTGGCCCACCCGAATAAAGTCAGTTTCATCGGGTCTTAACTCTAATACGGGTTTAAACATCCCATTATCGGTCGAAAGACTTGAAACCGATGACCGAAAACTCATTTCTTCTcctcaaaccctagccaccatCTCCGTTCTTCGTTTGTTGTCGCTGTTCTCCGTCAACCTTTAGTTGTTGCTCCCCTCTATTGTTTCTCTACCTTGTGTCCATATCTGCACACTCTCACTCGACGGTACTTCTCCGTCTGCCCCACTCTCTCCTGCTCCGATCCATCACATGTTACTCTCTCTTactatctctctcttttgcttaactCTTGATCTTTGGAGAGTCATTGCTAAGTTGATCTTGGTGGTTCCTCTCTTCAACATTAATTGTGTCCatgactttctttttttgtgtctAAGACTTTTCTTGCCTGATTTGAGTCTCAACTGTTCTCTTATGCTTGGgtttaaagaggaaaaaaatagatcgatcctttgggtattttttttaagatcgACTTTTCTCGGGATTTACGGTcttcaagttctttttaattttgttttattttttgcatggtTTCTGGGTATTGGGGTTGGAATTAAGAAATCTTTTATGATCCAAACTGAGACTAAGATGATCAGTATTCATGAGTCCTTTCCATTTATTAAGAAATCTTTGGTAATCCCTAAGGCGCCAGTTCTGGAACCAACCAATCCCAATATCATTTGGACTCTATTCGGTTTGGAATCCCAAACAAAGATTATAAATACACGTATCACATTCCTTGCAATTTGCTTTTGCTCCAATTGGTTGCTTAGATAGTATagggaaaggaaagaaatcgACAATTTTGAATTCTTCAATTACATGAGAAATAAAATTCCACATTTGGCTCATAGGACTTTATGGATATGAACTTCAGATTTCAGTAGCTTGGAAGCACCAAAATATATCGACAAACTGTTCCAtggttctaatatatataaatatatatatattttttttctctcagttTTGAGTTGTAGTGCAAGTTATTGTAATCATTGTTGTTGGACATCTCTGCATTGTTGTACTCTTTGTTGGCCTTTAGACCAATTACTTAGAGATACAAATTGTTGGATTGCTCTAGGAGTTTTCAATTTGCTGTCAGATCCAGGGTTCTGGGCCCTGATGTCCATAAGGATATTTCTCTAGGAGTTTTTAGGCTTTTACATAGGGAGATGGTTTTTGACAGTGTTATTTTTGGTCTGgttctttgccttttttttttttttaatgtaaaatttCTTGTTGAGGTCTGACAACCATTTGACATGGTCCTTGGCATTCTTGTGCCTGGGAAGGTGCCTTCTGTCTTCAGTCTCTGCATAAGGGAATGATTGGCCTTTGTAGAATTTCGATGTCCAAAGTATTGCCTGGCATATGTGGAAGAAAGGAATCTGTCGGTCTCTCCCTGTATTTTGTTGATTCTAAAGTTAGTTATAGAGTTGATAAcgtttttcttaaattctcaataaattgGTTAGTGTCTGCCATATATCACTTAAGTTATggttttttatcttcttctttttatctttttttttttttttttttttgccagaTCGGAAGTTATTAGTTACCTTTAATGTGTCCAAACTTATGTTCTATTCCTATATGTGATCATTCTGCCTGACATTTGATATCTGCTTTGTTTGGTACTTAAACGTATCACTTGTTAGGAAAGCTGTAGCTAGCCATTAAAATTGCTATTGGGTCTAGTGTTTGATGGACTCATGAGAAGAAACACGAGTAGCTTTGAGAAGAATTTGCGTTGTTGGGCCCTAATGGtaatatcttaattaaaaaaattcttttagcATCACTAATATCTTGatttttgtatgttatattatatgttagtaataatgaGACTGCTACTCCTTTGAAAAATAGATCACAAATGGCTTCAAATGTTAACTTGTCTAGTATCACAAGTCTTCCTCCTCATAAAAGGAGGGCAAATAAGGATCCCTCAACAGTGTGAGATCATTTCACTAAAATAGATGGATGCCCTTTAAATAACCCAAAAGCGAAGTGTAATTATTGTCATAAGATTTACTCTTGTCATCCCAAAAGACATGGTACATCAAGTATGTTGTAGCATCTTGGTACTTGTAAGCAACATCCTCATAGAATCAGACTTATGGATCAACAGACTATGAGTCATGAATGGGCTCTTGAGGGAATTAAAGATAGTGATGTCAATAACTCGACAAATGCACATAAGTTTGATTCTAAATTTGTACAAATGACAATTGCtgaaatgataatttgtgatgGGCTTCCATTTAGGATACTAGAAGCATGAGGATTTAGGAAGATATGTAGATTACTTGAACCAAGGTTCCAAATGCCATCTCGAACCACTGTAGCGAGCGActgtattaaactatttaaaatggagaatgagaagttaaggaaaatatttaagacgGTTGGGTGGGTTAGTTTAACTACTGACACACGGACGTcgattcaaaacttaaattatatgtgtcttaCTGCACACTTTATTGACTGTGAATGgaaactacacaaaagaattataaacTTTTGTATGACCCCTAATCACAAAGGATAAACTATTGAAAAGTGTGTTGATTCATGTCTACAAGATTGATGTATTAACAAGATCTTTATTGCTACAGTTGACAATGCTTTCTCAGATGATGTTGCCATCAATTATTATTGGAAGTTCGTAGGAGGTCATTTGTTAGATGGGAAGTATATTCACATCAGGTGTTGTGTTCATATTATGAACCTCATTGTGAATGATGGGCTAAAAGATTGTAATAATTCAATCACAATGGTGCACAATACGGTTAGGTATGTTAGATCATTTCCTGCAATAATGTATTAAATTCAAAAAGTATATAGAGAATGAGAGAATTGATTGTATAAAATTGGTATACCTTTGATGTTTCCACAAGATGAATTTCGACTTATCCAATGGTAGAAGTTGCAGAAAcatttaaaaaactatttttgtgattggagaaggatgatgattttttttttcgttagtGTCGTAATGTGAACTTAAGCCTCCCAAACTTTAGTGATTGGGAGAGAGTTACAATATTGGTAaagtttttgaatattttttatgatgttactATGAGATTTTCTGGCTCTTTGTATGTCACATCTAATGCATATTTCTATGAGTTTTGTGATATCTAATCACATTTAtcaaaaatgaatcaaaataatGATGTAGTGTTGAAATGTATGGCGGCGAATATGAAGATTTAATATGACAAATATTGAGGATCAATCAAAAAGCCTaacttgatgatatttattgttattcttGATCCAATATACAAATTTagtcttttgcattttttattttaaaaaaatatatgatggtAATTTAGTCGGAAAAATGATTACAAAAGTGAAATAATTGATGATTGACATTCACAGAGAGTATAGTGTTGTGTATGAGACTTTAAGTGGAGTTTCCTCTTCTGAGCCTCATTCCTCAGTTGATCCCAGCataattaattttgattctCAACAGAGCTTTTGGGTTGAGTATGAGTAAGTTATTGAATCTAATTGGATGAACAAATCGAAGATTGATCAGTACTTGAAACATGGTTGTGAGGCACGAGctccaaattttgatattttagattggtgGAAGGTCAATGAAGTAAAGTATCATATTTTGGCAATAGTTGCACGGGATGTGATGGTCATTCTCGTTTCTACTGTTTCTTCTGAGTCAACCTTCAGTGCAGGGGGTAGTGTGCTTGACCCATTTTGTAGTTCACTATCTCTAAGAACAATCGAAGTACTcgtttgtacacaaaattggttgaAGGATCCAATACCCATTGATCTTCGTGCCTCAttggataatattaaaaactttgaGATAGAATTAGGTAATgaacttatttcttatttatatatttattaaactttttcataatatttatttttatattatttaataatcatcatgtgtttttttagagtTGGATCCAAAATCAAGCTTTACTTATGTTGATAAGGAGTAACTCAAGATTTATGGTTTGTATGATGGAatgcttttcattttcactcattTGTTAAAGAAACTAAACCACTTTGGTGTTaacttgaattatttgatgtgttattattgatttggtgttgactttttcataatggcAGATATGAAATAAGAGATGGGAAGCTGCTATAATTTGATCGTTGGATGCTCCCTAGTCCTCTATCAGTTGAtgttcatattttgtaatttagatagtttttgtaatagatggctttttgttcaatttttttaattagtttttctaTAGATTTAACCTGTATTATGTTAAAAAGAAGACCAATAGTAATTATCTCCCCCATTGTGACATGTAGCAggcagacatatatatatataaatatatatatatatctttttttttttttaaaaaatccaaccCGAATAAAATGGGATCGGATCGAGTCGAACTAGGTCTATAATCGGTTGGTTCTCACCGGGTTGCAGGCCTAATATATAGTTGGTTGGTACAAAATACTTCCAAAATAAGGTCGATCCAGTTGATGATCAACTAACTGCCTTGCTAGCTGCTAGTTTATCATGTGGTCCTATCCTACACGTACTAAGTGAAAAAAACAAAGTGGAACTAATAGGAATCATATATCAATATTAACATTACGGTTTGCACTAACGTAAATAAAGATTATCGAATCAGAATCTTGATCTTTTGGATTTCTTATTCATGAAATTGTACTATTATAAGCTAGCTGGATcttaacaataattttaatcatataaatatatatagtatgatttttttttatatttattttatcaattcaacAATAATTTCAGCAATACTCACGCGGTCAGAATTTACCAATACTATATACCAAGATTTGCACGGTCCAATAGCtagaattatttattgactAGTAGTTCTAATGCTagctatttttctttcatgattTTATCCTATTAATTAGTTAAATCGGACTAATTTGACTAAgtttacataattttataggTCAATTAACTTACTCAAATAAAAATCACGATagataataatgatattttccTAGAAAACAAGACAATTAATTAAGGATAATACTAGAACCACCGCTTGGGGTTCCTGTTGGGAGCTCCCATTGGctctaacatgtatttttttatgtgtatttttttaagttattttttatataaattcttttaacacttttaaatattttaaaaaaataaaataaatttaaaacatcattaaaaaacactttcgtaatcagaaagtaaaaaaaaaaatattaaaaaaagacttccttaatcataaaataaaataatttttttttctaattttttattttattttataattaaaaaaatattttttaataatattgtaaatattttttaaaatatttaaaattattaaaaaaatcatataaaaaaacgACTAAAAAAATTACGTGCTAGAGCCCAGCGAGCCAGCTgtggctctagcattattcattaattaaagACCTACATGCAGCATCACATCATGTCTTGTGTATTCAAAGCCCAATCATCCTAGCCGTACTTGCATGCAATGGAGTCGTCGCTGTTTTGTTAGCCAAAGCCCATTAATTAAGCAATGATCCTAACCGtgcatataatattatgaattgtATCGTTTTTTGTATCTTCGTTCTGAAATTATTAAGTATTCATGTATTGTACTATCACGTTCTAtcaattcatttaataaattgatTAGTCGTcaagtatataattaattttaatgattaagcaataacatagaataaataaaatgcgTAACACTAATTTTAGTTACGAAAAGAAACCTTTTGAAGAATTCCTTCAAGGTAAAACTCTACGGGGCAGctaaatatagaaaaatcaattttattagttgaaaatcaattataaataattttttaattacaaaacctttgtaactaGTCTATTTTATTTGTCCAGACAAACGATCTGTTTGTCTTCTACCACAATAGCAGCCAgaatttttagtaattttcAAACTATTGACTTTCCTTATGGAACTCCAGTAGCTGAACTCAATCACTTCAACTCTGACACAGAATAAGCACGCACTCAAATAGAGAATTgaaaaacattagaaaattCTTGTGATCTTACACTCATGCACTTGGATCActctctaatattttcaagttctaaaaaataatgatcaaaAGATAATTTCCCTCAACTGAAAtcctcatttaaataatataccCAGCATTTGATCTGTAGTAGGACTCTACTGACAGATTGAGTCTGTTAGGAATTTGAGGCACAGTAGGAATCTGCTAACCAGAGGACTCTGCTGAGAACGAGTCTACCGATGCGTCTATTGACAGCTGGCGCTAAGTCTTCTCAACAGATAACTGTTCCGTTACTCAATAACTTCTAACTTTTCGAATATTAGATCACACCCTCTTGACTTATCGACTCATTATCTAATAACcacttaattcaaattaaatgttcatagataaagataaataatatttacattcatccaactCAACAATGTAACAACTTAAACAAATCTCTATCGTCCAAGTCATCTAATCCTAGCTAACCACTTTTATACCTATAATCTCCCTCTTTGGTGGATTGGTGACAAAATACTCAGTTGATGAATGTAGTGTATACCTGAAACAAAAACAACCAGCAGACCAAGATCTCATGAAGGATCattaactaataataaaattttgttctCAAAACATTAATGTGAGACCTTACATTGTTTAGTTATAAGTTAAACCAAATATAATCAAAACAGAGAAATTAGACTTTTCTCTAAATTAGACCAGATTAAACAAAATAAGATCAATTAATcattagcaaaaaaaaaaaaaaacataagctGCTACACTACTGCTACTCTCCCTCAATCTCTTCACATGAAACATTCAACTCTCCCTCAGCAGTACACTTAAATCCCCATAAATTTcacaatactaaaaaaatcaattaatttgcTCCTCTAATATCTACTCCAAAAATTCATTTAACTCCCCCTCAGTAACACACTATCTCTTCCATTTTGTCACAAATCTATCAAGGCTTAAAGCCCCTCCTCAACAGAATCAGAAGAATAAATACCAAGCCTATGTGTGCCGAGATGAGGACACTAAGAAAGATCTTGATTTGACACTGCAAAATTTTCCTCTGATCTTAACCTAACTATGCATTTTGATAAACCTAATGTATGAGTATGAATGCATGTCAAACAATGAGCAATTGATTAAGACAACTTGGTTGAGACAAAAAACCAAACACTTGGTGGACGTTACTTGAAAACCAAGATGAACAATATCGTAACCCACACAAAAACTATCCTCAATACATGAAAATCAAGATATACCCACTATGAGAGCAAATATAGAAAACCCAACTATAAACAAAatccaatccgaaaccctaacagcacaaataaaaaaccaaaatcccAATCTCCACTTTTCATGTGCTCCGAACCCTAGAACTGAAAAATAGATTAAGATGAATAAAAGAAAGTAGTTACCGTGATAGAGAATCATAGATCAAGATGGTCTGGACTAGTTCTTAATCACGAGAAATCGAATATGATAACATGTGAAGTGAGGTGTGGCTAGGGCTCGAGAAAGGAGAGTGTCGTGAGTGAGTgggtaaaagaaaatattgggGGGTGGGGTTAGGGGGTCTAAGCCATGTGCGAGCCTATAGGTCTATCTGAGTGACTTAAGTCACTTGTTGCCCATCCATGCCACGCTCGGGTCTAAATCGCAAAGTCCCACTGGGACTTATATAATTAAGGCATAACTTACCCCAAAATAAAGTAGACCACTCCTTCCAGACTTATCCCAAAAACAATATGCCAAGTAAACCATCAACAAACAAACgtaaaattaacataaaaaaattaagagaaaaccTGGAGACCAACCCATCTGTTGTCAGGAGAAAACCAGCCCTCCAATAGAAGCCTGCCATGTAAGCATTTTTATCACTATTACCATGCATTTGCCTGCACCCGAACAACAACCCACATCTCGCTTTCTTTCTATTCAAACCCAAACCCATCCTCACCCCACTCCATCTCAACCCAAACTCTATGGCACCCCACTCATCTCTGACGGTAGAGAACACGACAACTACCTCTCGAAGGAGCTCACGCTCGACAGCATAAAACACGACTAAAATGAAACAAATTCCTCTGTATTTCTCCTTTGACATGACTTGCATCCAGAGGCTAATCTTCAACGCtcatgaaaattacaaaaacttgCTAGAGTCAAGAACTTATGGTTGGCCTTGATAATTTGCCTATCTAATCAATGGAATTAAGATTTCAAAACCCTGCGAAAATATGGTTGGTTCGACTTTCAAAATACAAGTTCTTAAAGAATGGATGCTTCGAGCCCAGACCCAGGTGCAAGGGTGTTAACACTTCGCAACTGTTTATGTTTCTACAGTTGGACAATTTTCAGAACCAGATCAGCAGGTGTAGAAAAGTGAGCACCATCTTCCCAACAATCctgaaaatttgtaaaatacagAGCAGAAAAGAATggagttgaaaaatatgaaaatgttcAGCATC from Juglans regia cultivar Chandler chromosome 2, Walnut 2.0, whole genome shotgun sequence carries:
- the LOC109014525 gene encoding heavy metal-associated isoprenylated plant protein 39-like; amino-acid sequence: MAQILQKVVLKIMTMDDEKTKQKAIEAVADVYGVDSIAVDLKEQKLTVIGEMDTIAMAKKLIKKIGKIDIVSVVPAKEEKKLAADQKKEEKK